A region of Granulibacter bethesdensis DNA encodes the following proteins:
- a CDS encoding adenine phosphoribosyltransferase: MDLKKYIRDIPDFPKPGILFHDISTLLADADAWQVTMGRLANRVRVHHPDILAGVESRGFLLAAPLALKLGCGFVMLRKRGKLPGETIGLDYTLEYGTDRLEIQEGAIKPGQRVVIVDDLLATGGTLAAGIKLLQKVGADVAAAATIIELSFLKGRERLSVPCETLVDYQD, encoded by the coding sequence ATGGATCTCAAGAAGTATATTCGGGATATTCCGGACTTTCCAAAGCCTGGAATTCTGTTCCACGACATCTCCACGCTGCTGGCAGATGCGGATGCCTGGCAGGTCACCATGGGTCGACTCGCCAACCGTGTGCGCGTTCACCATCCCGATATACTGGCCGGAGTTGAAAGTCGTGGCTTCCTGCTGGCCGCCCCGCTGGCGCTGAAGCTGGGCTGCGGCTTTGTCATGCTGCGCAAGCGCGGCAAACTGCCGGGCGAAACCATCGGGCTGGATTATACGCTGGAATATGGCACCGACCGTCTGGAAATTCAGGAAGGCGCAATCAAGCCGGGACAGCGCGTGGTCATTGTGGACGATCTGCTGGCAACAGGCGGGACACTCGCTGCCGGGATCAAACTGTTGCAGAAAGTCGGTGCTGACGTCGCCGCTGCCGCCACCATCATCGAACTCAGTTTCCTGAAAGGCCGCGAGCGGCTGAGCGTTCCGTGCGAAACGCTGGTTGATTATCAGGACTGA
- a CDS encoding cytochrome b/b6 domain-containing protein: MKSASGIRLSMRVWDAPLRLFHGASTLLAALLALSWVEGWPDIHRWTAETLLLLLLFRLGWGFAGSETARFNAFLVAPLSGVEKRETKRRTTTRLTAAGPGQATRTDFGHGAAGGWLILVMLLALSGACLTGLCASPSDPFFHLLPPEATANAAFAHRIALIVLGALFALHLLLLLIAGRISGENPLRQFISGKKRMPAATRTPKLAGPGMAALVFLCALLLTLLLLRQFGG, encoded by the coding sequence TGCGCCTCTGCGCCTGTTTCATGGGGCATCCACCCTTCTGGCGGCCCTGCTGGCATTGAGCTGGGTCGAAGGCTGGCCTGATATTCACCGCTGGACCGCAGAGACGCTTCTGCTTCTGCTGCTGTTCCGTCTTGGCTGGGGATTCGCCGGGAGCGAGACCGCCCGCTTCAACGCCTTCCTCGTCGCACCGCTGAGCGGGGTGGAGAAGCGGGAGACAAAACGCCGCACAACAACCCGACTCACGGCTGCAGGACCCGGTCAAGCCACACGTACCGATTTCGGCCATGGTGCTGCTGGAGGATGGCTCATATTGGTGATGCTTCTGGCCCTGTCAGGAGCCTGCCTGACGGGATTATGTGCCTCACCATCAGATCCCTTTTTCCACCTGCTCCCGCCGGAGGCGACTGCCAACGCCGCTTTTGCGCATCGTATTGCCCTGATAGTGCTCGGTGCCCTGTTTGCGCTGCATCTGCTCCTGCTTCTGATCGCCGGGCGCATCTCCGGGGAAAACCCGTTACGGCAGTTCATCAGCGGGAAAAAACGCATGCCCGCCGCCACCAGAACACCAAAACTTGCCGGACCGGGCATGGCAGCGCTGGTCTTTTTGTGCGCCCTGCTGCTGACCCTGCTGCTCTTGCGGCAATTCGGGGGCTGA
- a CDS encoding TIGR00730 family Rossman fold protein, with product MNGLPLITTTPYPIAKAVAVFCGSRTGNRPVWYEASVALGRGLAKAGITLIYGGGKIGLMGAVTDGVLAEGGRVTGVIPDFLRQKEVMHEQVTDMIVTDSMHTRKRHMFDLADAFVTMPGGLGTFDETFEIVTWRQLGLHDKPILICNIDGWADALIKVLDTAIADGFADASCRRLYEVVPDVTALLDRLQKMPEKENGDSGRL from the coding sequence ATGAACGGGCTTCCTCTTATTACCACCACTCCGTACCCCATTGCGAAAGCGGTCGCCGTTTTCTGCGGCTCCCGCACTGGCAATCGCCCGGTCTGGTACGAAGCCTCCGTAGCGCTGGGACGCGGGCTGGCCAAAGCCGGAATCACGCTGATCTATGGCGGCGGCAAGATCGGCCTGATGGGTGCGGTCACGGATGGCGTGCTGGCCGAAGGCGGCAGGGTCACCGGCGTGATCCCCGATTTCCTGCGTCAGAAGGAGGTCATGCATGAGCAGGTCACGGACATGATCGTGACCGACAGCATGCATACCCGCAAACGCCATATGTTCGATCTGGCCGATGCGTTCGTCACCATGCCCGGCGGTCTCGGTACATTCGATGAAACGTTCGAGATCGTAACCTGGCGGCAGCTGGGCCTGCACGATAAGCCGATCCTGATCTGTAACATTGATGGCTGGGCCGATGCTCTGATCAAAGTACTGGACACTGCCATAGCAGATGGCTTCGCCGATGCCAGTTGCCGGAGATTGTATGAGGTGGTGCCGGATGTGACCGCCCTGCTCGACCGGTTACAAAAGATGCCTGAAAAGGAAAATGGCGATTCAGGTCGCCTGTAA